A genomic stretch from Phycisphaerae bacterium includes:
- the rpsB gene encoding 30S ribosomal protein S2 codes for MASALVRELIDAGVHFGHRVSRWNPKMAPYIFSKRNSIHIIDIRETVRGLLRARKFVSAIVAKGQDILIVGTKRQARDIVEKQTQRVGMHYVSERWLGGTLTNFKTIRSRLARLEELEEMDRSGRINECTKKERATIDREKRKITRNLEGIRRMTRLPGALVILDVKREHIAVKEAKKLGIPTVCLVDTDSDPESADVIIPANDDAMRAIEIVVTQLCDAVEEGKRSRAGAAEAAAEQTDGGAPRPKRPRRKTTTALAEEAAGQGEMSDDVAEPMAMPLEELGSPISDSTPKAEVTDHV; via the coding sequence TTGGCATCGGCGTTAGTCCGCGAGTTGATCGACGCGGGAGTCCATTTTGGCCATCGGGTGAGCCGGTGGAACCCCAAAATGGCGCCCTATATCTTCAGCAAGCGGAATTCGATTCACATCATCGACATTCGCGAGACCGTTCGAGGTCTGCTTCGTGCGAGGAAGTTCGTGTCGGCCATCGTCGCCAAAGGTCAGGATATCCTGATCGTGGGGACGAAGCGGCAGGCGCGGGACATCGTGGAAAAGCAGACCCAGCGCGTAGGCATGCACTACGTCAGTGAACGATGGCTCGGCGGCACCCTCACCAACTTCAAAACCATCCGATCGCGCCTCGCTCGGCTCGAAGAGCTGGAGGAAATGGATCGCAGCGGCCGGATCAATGAATGCACCAAAAAGGAACGGGCGACGATCGACCGCGAGAAGCGGAAGATCACGCGCAACCTCGAAGGCATCCGCCGAATGACGCGGCTGCCGGGGGCCCTGGTCATCCTTGACGTGAAGCGCGAGCACATCGCCGTCAAGGAGGCCAAAAAGCTGGGGATTCCCACCGTCTGCCTTGTCGATACGGACAGCGATCCGGAGTCCGCGGACGTCATTATCCCGGCCAACGACGATGCCATGCGGGCGATCGAGATCGTGGTGACGCAGCTCTGTGATGCCGTCGAAGAAGGCAAGCGCAGCCGTGCGGGCGCTGCGGAAGCGGCGGCCGAGCAAACGGATGGCGGTGCGCCGCGGCCCAAGCGGCCCAGACGAAAGACGACCACGGCGCTGGCCGAGGAAGCGGCGGGGCAGGGCGAAATGTCCGACGACGTCGCCGAGCCGATGGCGATGCCGCTGGAAGAACTGGGTTCGCCGATTTCGGATTCGACGCCGAAGGCCGAGGTCACGGACCACGTTTGA
- the rlmN gene encoding 23S rRNA (adenine(2503)-C(2))-methyltransferase RlmN has protein sequence MPARRSLTVAALSMETPSQITNRTHLLDLDRDALLARFAEKGAPSFRTKQILEWVYERGATSFEQMTNLSKPMRETLAGEFDLYQSEIIRRAVSSDGTVKLLLRWPDGATSECVMIPAETRRTACISSQVGCPAGCRFCASGLGGLERNLTTGQIVEQVLRVSAEATASGARLSNVVFMGLGEPLANYDAVMRAVRTINADWGPNIGARKITISTVGLPKQIRRLADEGLQLNLALSLHAPTDALRAELIPWAEKITITELVSACRYYFDKTGREITLEYILLSGVNDRPVHASQLARFARQVRCNVNLLRYNPVEGLPYERPTSEAAHAFVRELRDQGVNAHIRTSRGLDIDAACGQLRRKTQQEATVPLAVGQSAAD, from the coding sequence ATGCCCGCGCGACGCTCCCTCACAGTCGCGGCTCTGAGTATGGAAACACCGTCGCAAATCACGAATCGAACGCATCTCCTGGACCTGGACCGCGACGCCCTCCTCGCGCGCTTCGCGGAAAAAGGCGCCCCGTCGTTCCGCACAAAACAAATCCTGGAATGGGTCTATGAGCGCGGAGCGACGAGCTTCGAGCAGATGACGAATCTGTCGAAGCCGATGCGCGAGACACTCGCGGGCGAATTTGACCTCTACCAGTCGGAGATCATTCGCCGGGCCGTGTCAAGCGACGGGACGGTTAAACTGCTTCTGCGCTGGCCGGATGGGGCGACCAGCGAGTGCGTGATGATCCCCGCGGAAACCCGGCGGACGGCGTGCATCAGCTCGCAGGTCGGGTGCCCCGCGGGATGCCGATTCTGTGCCAGCGGCCTCGGCGGTCTGGAGCGTAACCTGACGACAGGTCAGATCGTTGAACAGGTCCTGCGCGTCAGCGCAGAGGCGACGGCGTCGGGCGCGAGGCTGTCCAACGTCGTCTTCATGGGCCTCGGCGAGCCGCTGGCGAATTACGACGCCGTGATGCGTGCCGTGCGGACCATCAACGCCGACTGGGGGCCGAATATCGGCGCGCGGAAGATCACGATCAGCACCGTGGGCCTGCCAAAACAGATTCGGCGGCTGGCGGACGAGGGACTCCAATTAAACCTGGCCCTATCGCTGCACGCGCCGACCGATGCGCTGCGGGCGGAACTGATCCCTTGGGCCGAGAAGATCACCATCACCGAGCTGGTCTCCGCCTGCCGCTACTACTTTGACAAGACCGGCCGCGAGATCACGCTGGAGTACATCCTGCTCTCGGGCGTCAATGACCGGCCAGTCCACGCGAGTCAATTGGCCCGCTTCGCGCGACAGGTGCGATGCAACGTGAATCTGCTGCGGTATAACCCCGTCGAGGGCCTGCCCTACGAGCGACCGACAAGCGAGGCGGCGCACGCCTTTGTCCGCGAGCTGCGCGATCAAGGCGTGAACGCGCATATCCGCACGTCGCGAGGCCTCGACATTGATGCCGCCTGCGGTCAGCTTCGTCGCAAAACGCAGCAGGAAGCAACAGTCCCGCTCGCCGTCGGACAGAGCGCGGCCGATTGA
- the feoB gene encoding ferrous iron transport protein B — protein sequence MKSPAASAAPAQRLQTIAVAGNPNSGKTTVFNALTGLRLKVANYPGVTVEKREGLLAGANVTLLDLPGAYSLSARSPDEEIARDVLMGRVEGTQRPDAVLIVIDASNLERNLYLASQILDTRTPAVVVCNMMDIAADRGLKIDFEELSKLLGVPVIPTVAATKLGMEAIRNHLKDVNLPLNNDRHWLLPKGRAWLLPDEYEKVISRIAEVMRESGRVPPHAVEAGALLWLLDYLSGEAASRQSAERFLKRLTDTHATELRRAADELRAKFPDAATMAVEARYRWISQVTDAVVGRSVGDRERSPTALSGTDRIDRVLTHRILGPLVFAAVMFVLFLSVFWWAEPLMALIERGQLALASAVGPLFNEGPLRSLVTDGIIAGVGAVLIFFPQICILFLCLAVLEDTGYMARAAFLMDRLMSRVGLHGKSFIPLLSSYACAIPGILATRTIEDRRDRFTTIMVAPLMSCSARLPVYLIVIAAVFGDRTWLKAGVMFGLYVLGTVTALLMALLFKKTLFAGPRPPFIMELPPYHVPRLGSLVRTTWDRSKLFLTNAGTTIFAVCIVIWALSYFPHKKVEQMSPAIQQQIAAFERQQTPEAAEARDHLIASEQLRHSAIGWVGHAIEPAIRPLGFDWRLGIGILSSFLAREVFVGTMGITFAVGEADEESVALRDKLASATWPDGRKVLTPLTGIGLMVFYVLACQCVSTLAVVRKETGSWRWPALMFGYMSVLAYVGALVVHQAGRAFAS from the coding sequence ATGAAATCGCCTGCCGCGTCCGCGGCGCCCGCCCAACGACTCCAGACCATCGCCGTCGCGGGAAACCCTAACTCCGGAAAAACGACCGTCTTCAACGCGCTGACCGGCCTGCGCCTCAAGGTCGCCAACTATCCCGGCGTAACCGTCGAGAAGCGCGAAGGGTTACTTGCGGGCGCCAACGTGACGCTCCTGGATTTGCCGGGGGCGTACAGTCTCTCGGCGCGATCGCCTGACGAGGAGATCGCCCGCGACGTGCTGATGGGGCGCGTCGAGGGAACGCAGCGGCCCGATGCCGTGCTCATCGTGATCGACGCCAGCAATCTCGAACGCAATCTCTATCTCGCATCACAGATCCTGGACACTCGCACGCCGGCGGTCGTCGTTTGCAACATGATGGACATTGCCGCCGATCGCGGACTGAAGATTGATTTCGAAGAGCTTTCCAAATTGCTGGGCGTGCCCGTCATTCCAACCGTCGCCGCCACCAAACTGGGCATGGAAGCCATTCGGAACCACCTGAAGGACGTTAACCTTCCACTGAACAATGATCGGCACTGGCTACTTCCGAAGGGCCGGGCATGGCTATTGCCGGACGAGTACGAGAAAGTTATCTCGCGGATCGCCGAAGTCATGCGCGAATCGGGCAGGGTTCCGCCGCATGCCGTCGAGGCCGGAGCGCTGCTATGGTTGCTGGACTATTTGTCCGGCGAGGCGGCGAGCCGCCAATCGGCCGAGCGATTTCTCAAGCGGCTCACCGACACACACGCGACAGAGTTGCGCCGGGCAGCCGACGAGCTACGCGCAAAATTCCCCGACGCCGCAACGATGGCCGTGGAAGCGCGGTATCGCTGGATTTCCCAAGTTACCGATGCGGTCGTAGGCCGTTCGGTAGGGGACCGCGAGCGATCGCCGACCGCGCTGAGCGGCACCGATCGAATCGATCGCGTTCTGACCCATCGCATCCTGGGCCCGTTGGTCTTCGCCGCCGTCATGTTCGTGCTTTTTCTATCAGTCTTCTGGTGGGCCGAGCCGCTCATGGCGCTCATTGAGCGCGGTCAGTTGGCCCTGGCGAGCGCCGTCGGTCCATTGTTCAACGAAGGCCCGCTGCGCTCGCTCGTCACCGACGGCATCATCGCGGGCGTCGGGGCGGTACTCATTTTCTTCCCGCAGATTTGCATCCTGTTCCTCTGCCTCGCGGTCCTCGAAGACACCGGCTACATGGCCCGCGCCGCCTTCCTTATGGACCGTCTGATGAGCCGCGTCGGGCTCCACGGAAAAAGCTTCATCCCGCTGCTGTCCAGCTACGCCTGCGCCATCCCCGGCATCCTCGCGACGCGGACGATCGAGGATCGTCGCGATCGCTTCACGACGATCATGGTCGCCCCGCTGATGAGCTGCTCGGCCCGCCTGCCCGTCTATTTGATCGTGATCGCCGCGGTCTTCGGTGATCGAACGTGGCTGAAAGCCGGAGTCATGTTCGGTCTCTACGTCTTGGGCACTGTAACCGCCCTGCTCATGGCCCTGCTCTTCAAGAAGACGCTCTTCGCCGGGCCGCGCCCGCCCTTCATCATGGAACTGCCGCCCTATCACGTCCCGCGCCTCGGCTCGCTCGTCCGCACAACCTGGGACCGCAGCAAGCTCTTTCTGACGAACGCAGGAACCACGATCTTCGCCGTTTGCATCGTCATCTGGGCCTTGTCGTACTTCCCCCATAAGAAAGTCGAGCAGATGTCCCCCGCCATCCAGCAGCAGATCGCCGCTTTCGAGCGGCAGCAAACTCCTGAAGCCGCCGAGGCCCGTGATCACCTGATCGCCTCGGAACAGCTTCGCCACAGTGCAATCGGCTGGGTCGGCCACGCCATCGAACCGGCCATACGCCCGCTCGGCTTCGACTGGCGCCTGGGCATCGGCATCCTTTCGTCGTTCCTGGCCCGCGAAGTCTTTGTCGGAACGATGGGCATCACCTTCGCGGTCGGCGAGGCGGACGAGGAATCCGTCGCCCTCCGCGACAAACTCGCCTCCGCCACCTGGCCCGACGGCCGCAAAGTCCTCACGCCCCTCACGGGCATCGGGCTGATGGTCTTCTACGTCTTGGCCTGCCAATGCGTCAGCACGCTGGCCGTCGTCCGCAAAGAGACCGGCTCCTGGCGCTGGCCGGCGCTGATGTTCGGTTACATGAGCGTATTGGCGTATGTCGGGGCGCTGGTCGTCCACCAGGCGGGCCGGGCGTTCGCGTCCTGA
- a CDS encoding Mov34/MPN/PAD-1 family protein, translating into MNRNANIITTPSIARAGDDLVQLITPERLEAIYRQAEATYPRECCGMILASGALRPCENAQDKLHRLDPNEFPRTALNGYCFEVEDQLFLCRSLESKDPVRIVYHSHPNAPPDFSETDRRGAEHGGGATYPELGFLVVQIGSDHVRAARCYAFIEGCFRERASWP; encoded by the coding sequence GTGAACAGAAACGCGAACATCATCACGACACCTTCGATCGCCCGCGCGGGAGACGACCTCGTGCAGTTAATCACCCCTGAGCGACTCGAAGCGATCTACCGGCAAGCGGAGGCAACCTATCCCCGAGAATGCTGCGGGATGATCCTGGCCTCCGGCGCGCTGCGCCCATGCGAAAACGCCCAGGACAAGTTGCATCGACTCGATCCGAACGAATTTCCGCGCACCGCGTTGAACGGATACTGCTTTGAGGTGGAAGACCAGCTCTTTCTCTGCCGGTCATTGGAAAGCAAGGATCCGGTGCGCATCGTCTATCATTCGCACCCCAACGCCCCGCCAGACTTCAGCGAGACCGATCGGCGTGGCGCGGAGCACGGCGGGGGGGCAACTTATCCTGAGCTGGGCTTCCTTGTGGTTCAAATCGGTTCGGATCACGTTCGCGCCGCGCGTTGTTATGCGTTCATCGAAGGCTGTTTTCGTGAGCGGGCATCGTGGCCCTAG
- the tsf gene encoding translation elongation factor Ts, which translates to MADITAKQVQALRAKTDLAMMDCKSALVEAGGDETKALEILRKKFADKMSTRADKEAANGRIGVYADDKAAALAELRCETDFVATNDTFKELANAIAATCAATGITDPEKIKDAKTPSGQTVNQLLVDAFGKIKENIGIRRLKRIEGPGACYVHHNGKVGAAIVGDKTPSEAGRQVCMHIASTPVILGLVREEVDAKEVAAAKEKAREEAKGKPEPIIEKIVGGKLDKWYAERVLTEQPFVMDDKKSVGAFAREKGFVIKSYAKFEVGGLN; encoded by the coding sequence ATGGCTGACATTACCGCCAAACAAGTGCAGGCCCTCCGGGCAAAGACCGACCTGGCCATGATGGATTGCAAGAGCGCGCTCGTGGAGGCGGGCGGCGATGAGACCAAGGCCTTGGAGATTCTGCGCAAAAAGTTCGCCGACAAGATGAGCACACGGGCCGACAAGGAAGCCGCGAACGGCCGGATCGGCGTGTACGCCGACGACAAGGCCGCTGCGCTGGCAGAACTTCGCTGCGAGACGGACTTCGTCGCCACGAACGACACGTTCAAGGAACTGGCCAACGCGATCGCCGCAACCTGCGCGGCGACGGGCATCACCGATCCTGAGAAGATCAAGGACGCCAAGACTCCGTCCGGCCAGACCGTCAACCAACTGCTGGTCGATGCGTTCGGAAAGATCAAGGAGAACATCGGCATTCGGCGATTAAAGCGGATCGAGGGGCCCGGCGCCTGCTACGTCCACCATAACGGCAAAGTCGGCGCCGCCATCGTCGGCGACAAGACACCGAGCGAAGCCGGTCGGCAAGTCTGCATGCACATCGCGTCCACGCCGGTCATCCTCGGGCTGGTGCGCGAGGAGGTCGACGCGAAGGAAGTCGCCGCAGCGAAGGAGAAGGCCCGCGAAGAGGCCAAAGGCAAGCCCGAGCCGATCATCGAGAAGATCGTCGGCGGCAAGCTGGACAAATGGTACGCCGAGCGCGTTCTGACCGAACAGCCGTTCGTGATGGACGACAAGAAGAGCGTCGGGGCCTTCGCCAGGGAGAAGGGCTTCGTGATCAAGTCGTACGCGAAGTTCGAGGTCGGCGGGCTGAACTGA
- a CDS encoding FeoA family protein has product MSSVAVESRPLTDLALGESADIVHLAGPPEIRMRLLEMGLTRGTTVRLVRVAPLGDPVELAVRGYRLSVRKSEAAAVLIESIG; this is encoded by the coding sequence ATGTCCTCCGTCGCCGTTGAATCACGACCGCTTACTGACTTGGCGCTCGGCGAATCCGCCGACATCGTTCACCTGGCCGGGCCGCCGGAAATTCGCATGAGGCTTCTCGAAATGGGGCTCACGCGCGGCACGACGGTGCGACTCGTGCGCGTCGCTCCACTCGGAGATCCGGTGGAACTGGCGGTCCGCGGCTATCGATTGAGCGTTCGCAAATCCGAGGCCGCCGCCGTACTGATCGAGAGCATCGGATGA
- the pyrH gene encoding UMP kinase yields the protein MARSSKTHTRTRSKGPIRRVVLKISGEGFCKPGGFGIDGESVRQIAKEVISVSGRGVEVAVVVGGGNFLRGATMATQLRIQEATAHYMGMLATVINALSLQDVLESMGQQTRVQSSIAIHSACESFIRRRCIHHLEKGRVVILAAGTGRPFVTTDTAAALAAVEINADVLFKATKVDGVYTADPKQDKRAKFLPSLSYNQVIDDRLRVMDVSAVDLCQQHGVPIAVFNLMTPGNMRKAVMGKKIGTRIDH from the coding sequence ATGGCGCGCTCCTCAAAAACACACACGCGGACCCGGTCGAAGGGCCCTATTCGTCGCGTCGTTTTGAAGATCTCCGGCGAGGGATTCTGCAAGCCCGGGGGATTCGGGATCGACGGCGAGTCGGTGCGGCAGATTGCCAAGGAGGTCATCTCCGTCAGCGGTCGGGGTGTCGAGGTCGCCGTCGTCGTCGGCGGGGGCAACTTTCTACGCGGGGCGACGATGGCCACGCAGCTCAGGATTCAGGAGGCGACCGCCCACTACATGGGAATGCTGGCGACGGTCATCAATGCCCTCTCGCTGCAGGACGTCCTGGAGTCGATGGGCCAGCAGACGCGGGTGCAATCGTCGATCGCCATCCACAGCGCGTGTGAGAGCTTTATCCGCCGACGCTGCATCCATCACCTGGAAAAAGGGCGCGTCGTGATCCTCGCGGCGGGGACCGGTCGGCCGTTCGTGACGACGGATACGGCGGCGGCCCTGGCGGCCGTGGAGATCAATGCGGATGTGCTCTTCAAGGCGACAAAGGTGGACGGCGTTTATACCGCCGACCCCAAACAGGACAAGCGCGCCAAATTCCTGCCGAGCCTCAGCTATAATCAGGTGATCGACGATCGCCTCCGCGTCATGGACGTCTCGGCCGTCGATCTCTGCCAGCAGCACGGCGTGCCGATCGCAGTCTTTAACCTGATGACGCCGGGGAACATGCGCAAGGCGGTGATGGGCAAGAAGATCGGCACGCGGATCGATCATTGA
- a CDS encoding SMI1/KNR4 family protein, protein MIRETHIDRNINRLLAHFGSRLVGRPPATASELASLGELAGPLPRDLSHFFTTTNGLRLELAVPWPYAHLWSINEMRSLTELSAGPTMPEGFLPIAGGESERDWIVLQPGAVHGAIVRCDPWAGPVGLVASCFETYFDGWTSFAVKNFDRQGRRRAEGPAMAFGGAGRHDPELHRLRSHPDAQALVGELRMSVACGADFE, encoded by the coding sequence ATGATTCGCGAAACGCATATCGATCGGAACATCAACCGCCTGCTCGCACACTTCGGCTCACGCCTCGTCGGCCGCCCGCCCGCGACAGCGTCCGAACTTGCTTCGCTGGGGGAATTGGCCGGACCGCTTCCGCGCGACCTGTCGCATTTCTTTACCACGACCAACGGTCTGCGACTGGAACTCGCGGTGCCCTGGCCTTATGCCCATCTGTGGTCCATCAACGAGATGCGCTCGCTGACCGAGTTATCCGCGGGACCGACCATGCCCGAGGGGTTCTTGCCCATTGCCGGCGGCGAATCGGAACGCGATTGGATTGTCCTTCAGCCCGGCGCGGTCCACGGAGCCATCGTTCGATGCGACCCCTGGGCCGGCCCGGTGGGGCTCGTCGCTTCATGCTTCGAAACCTACTTTGACGGCTGGACGAGTTTTGCCGTCAAAAACTTCGACAGACAAGGCCGTCGCCGGGCAGAAGGCCCCGCAATGGCGTTTGGCGGCGCGGGGCGTCACGATCCGGAACTGCACCGACTGCGCAGCCATCCCGACGCGCAGGCCCTCGTGGGAGAACTGCGGATGTCGGTCGCCTGCGGGGCAGATTTCGAATAG
- a CDS encoding HU family DNA-binding protein gives MTTITKKDLIDRIADRTGNKRVVVKRIIQSFLDDIIDELSRGNRLEFRDFGVFECRVRAARTAQNPKTLERVEVPEKRTVKFKVGRVMKMKLGMDDGKAAPRASSQVQTGS, from the coding sequence ATGACCACGATCACCAAGAAAGACCTAATTGACCGAATCGCCGACCGCACAGGCAACAAGCGCGTCGTCGTTAAGCGCATTATCCAGAGCTTTCTGGACGACATCATTGATGAGCTAAGCAGGGGTAACCGTTTGGAATTTAGAGACTTCGGCGTTTTTGAGTGTCGCGTTCGTGCCGCAAGGACGGCACAAAACCCCAAGACACTGGAGCGCGTCGAGGTTCCCGAAAAGAGAACCGTTAAGTTCAAGGTCGGCCGTGTGATGAAGATGAAGCTCGGCATGGATGATGGGAAAGCAGCCCCCCGCGCATCAAGCCAGGTTCAGACCGGTAGCTGA
- the lpxB gene encoding lipid-A-disaccharide synthase — protein sequence MTNVNPCTIFISAAEQSADEHAAALIREFTRLRPGARFCGLAGPAMRAAGCDCLEDLTTRSAMAAAAFRRVPEAWLLLRRLKTHLGETPYDAAVMVDSPALNLPIAKLCRSVNLPVLYYIAPQTWAWGWRWWRNRRIRARVDQIACIWPFEEAYFREADIPATFVGHPSFDRLLSQQPDPSRIAELRGSHAPVVTLLPGSRRHVVDEVLPGQLEAAAALQIRYPKARFLIVAANSEARARIEQTLATRKKTLQTLTLMGDADRAAAIVAADFALVASGTVTLEVAYHGTPMIVMYNAGRWSYHLLGRWLITTPHLSLPNILAGRRIVPEFMPYFRSADPIIATAIEWLASPSKLERVRHDLHEIIQPLAREGAAQCAAAQLARLIDAASSSRQGRSSSKKEAPVA from the coding sequence ATGACGAACGTCAACCCCTGCACGATCTTCATCAGCGCCGCGGAACAGAGCGCCGATGAGCACGCCGCCGCGTTGATTCGGGAGTTCACTCGTCTTCGTCCCGGCGCAAGGTTTTGCGGTCTGGCGGGCCCGGCCATGCGCGCCGCCGGCTGCGATTGCCTGGAAGATTTGACGACGCGATCCGCGATGGCGGCGGCGGCGTTTCGCCGGGTGCCCGAGGCGTGGCTGCTTCTGCGGCGTCTAAAGACTCATCTGGGCGAAACTCCGTACGACGCCGCGGTGATGGTCGATTCGCCGGCGCTCAACCTGCCGATCGCCAAACTCTGTCGAAGCGTCAACCTTCCCGTCCTCTATTACATCGCTCCGCAGACATGGGCGTGGGGCTGGCGCTGGTGGCGCAATCGGCGCATTCGCGCCCGCGTAGACCAGATCGCCTGCATCTGGCCCTTCGAGGAGGCCTACTTCCGCGAGGCCGACATCCCGGCAACTTTCGTCGGCCACCCGTCATTTGATCGACTCCTGTCGCAGCAGCCCGACCCGTCGCGCATTGCGGAGCTTCGCGGGTCGCATGCACCGGTCGTAACGCTGCTGCCGGGTTCGCGACGACACGTGGTCGACGAGGTGCTTCCGGGCCAACTGGAGGCGGCCGCGGCGCTGCAAATCCGTTACCCGAAAGCCCGCTTCCTGATCGTCGCGGCCAACAGCGAGGCCCGCGCACGGATCGAACAGACCCTCGCAACACGCAAAAAAACCCTGCAAACATTGACTTTGATGGGGGATGCCGATCGGGCCGCCGCTATCGTCGCCGCGGATTTCGCGCTCGTCGCCTCCGGTACCGTGACCCTCGAAGTCGCCTATCACGGAACGCCGATGATCGTCATGTACAACGCGGGACGATGGTCGTACCACCTTCTTGGCCGTTGGTTGATCACGACGCCGCACCTTTCGCTGCCCAATATCCTCGCCGGGCGGCGGATCGTGCCCGAGTTCATGCCCTACTTCCGCAGCGCGGATCCGATCATCGCCACCGCCATCGAATGGCTCGCCTCGCCTTCCAAACTGGAGCGCGTCCGTCACGACCTCCACGAGATCATCCAGCCATTGGCCAGGGAGGGCGCGGCACAATGCGCCGCGGCGCAGCTCGCCCGGCTCATCGACGCGGCCTCTTCCTCTCGTCAGGGCCGGTCCTCATCCAAGAAAGAGGCGCCCGTCGCGTGA
- a CDS encoding sulfate adenylyltransferase — MPDLVPVHGGLSAPVDRTVKADRIKDFESQAAALPAVVVDDADLSSLYRFGDGGLSPLTGPMNKEQWHRSLDEGVLQNNGKAYAWTIPISFPVAAEQAKSLKAGQTVRLTNSAGKTVGTLKIADVFPYDKAKYIKGVYQTERTDHPGGKMTMADSREMLLGGEVEVLPQPKHPEYGQYVLRPTETRKLFAEKGWTRVVAFQTRNPLHRAHEYALVYGLETLCRTCDTAGAVLNPLIGETKSDDVDAATRMRTYKALIDQNALGQGDSDEALWRTKNYTLHDRVILLGLDIKMFYGGPKEAVMHGVYRQNFGFTDIIIGRKHADAPYDDGKDIWDGLAAQRIFDSLPGHLAIKPVKVGFAAYYESVGRVDLVEKHPDEKPVSISGREIRESLIAGKLPDERIMRPETARILIEKMHK, encoded by the coding sequence ATGCCTGATCTTGTTCCTGTTCACGGCGGACTCTCCGCACCGGTCGATCGCACGGTCAAGGCCGATCGCATCAAGGATTTTGAGAGCCAGGCGGCGGCGCTGCCGGCGGTCGTCGTCGATGACGCCGATCTGTCGAGCCTCTATCGCTTTGGCGACGGCGGATTGAGCCCGCTGACCGGGCCGATGAACAAGGAGCAGTGGCACCGCAGCCTCGACGAGGGCGTACTGCAAAACAACGGCAAGGCGTATGCGTGGACGATACCAATTTCGTTCCCCGTCGCCGCGGAACAGGCGAAGTCGCTCAAGGCGGGGCAGACGGTGCGGCTCACCAATTCGGCGGGCAAGACGGTCGGTACGCTGAAGATCGCGGACGTCTTCCCCTACGACAAGGCCAAGTACATCAAGGGCGTCTATCAGACCGAGCGGACGGATCATCCCGGCGGCAAGATGACGATGGCTGATTCGCGCGAGATGCTGCTGGGCGGCGAGGTTGAGGTGCTGCCGCAGCCGAAGCACCCGGAATATGGGCAATATGTCCTGCGACCGACGGAGACGCGGAAGCTTTTTGCCGAGAAGGGCTGGACGCGGGTCGTCGCGTTTCAGACGCGAAATCCGTTGCACCGGGCGCACGAGTATGCGCTGGTCTATGGATTGGAGACGCTGTGCCGCACGTGTGACACGGCCGGGGCGGTGCTGAATCCGCTGATCGGCGAGACGAAGTCCGACGACGTGGACGCGGCGACGCGGATGCGGACGTACAAGGCGCTGATCGACCAAAACGCTTTGGGCCAGGGCGATTCCGATGAGGCGCTGTGGCGGACGAAGAATTACACGCTGCATGATCGCGTGATCCTGCTGGGCCTGGACATCAAGATGTTCTACGGCGGGCCGAAGGAGGCCGTCATGCACGGCGTCTATCGCCAGAACTTCGGCTTTACTGACATTATCATCGGCCGCAAGCACGCGGATGCGCCGTACGACGACGGCAAGGACATCTGGGACGGCCTCGCCGCCCAGCGAATCTTCGACAGCTTGCCAGGGCACCTGGCCATCAAGCCGGTCAAGGTCGGCTTTGCGGCGTACTACGAGTCCGTCGGCCGCGTCGATCTGGTGGAGAAGCACCCGGATGAAAAGCCTGTGTCCATCAGCGGCCGCGAAATCCGTGAATCACTGATCGCCGGCAAGCTGCCGGACGAGCGGATCATGCGACCGGAGACGGCGCGGATTTTGATTGAGAAGATGCACAAATAA